The Deinococcus hopiensis KR-140 sequence CTCAGTGTGCCGCGTGGGCAGCGGGAGGCCGCGCTCAGCTTGGGCCTGACGCCCCGGCAGACCATGCGGCTGGTGGTGCTGCCCCAGGCGGCGCGGGTGGCGCTGCCCAGCCTGAGCAATACCCTGATCGGGCTGGTCAAGGACACCTCGCTCGTCTCGGTGATCACGGTGGTGGAACTGCTGCGAAGTGCCCAACTGGTCATCGCCCGCACCTTCGAGCCCTTTGGGCCCTACCTGGCCGCCGCCCTGATCTACTGGCTGATCAGCAGCGTGCTGGAACTCGCGCAGCGCCGCCTGGAAGCGCGGTTGTCGCGGCAGGGGTAGGCAACAAAAATCACGTCCCTCAGCTTTGACTGAGGGACGTGAAGGTGGTGGGCGGTATAGGATTTGAACCTACGACCCTTCGCGTGTGAAGCGAATGCTCTACCACTGAGCTAACCGCCCATCTGTGATGGTGGGCCCTGCCGGATTTGAACCGGCAACCAATCGGTTATGAGCCGACTGCTCTGACCGTTGAGCTAAGAGCCCGGGCCGATGAGCGAGGGGAAGTGTACCAGCGGTGCGGGAGGTTGTCAACGAGGCCAGGGGCGCAGCCACCGGAAGCGGCCTGCTCCTGCCTACAAAGCGATGACGCCCCGGCACCCGCAGCAGGGTAGAGTGCAGCCATGCGGGTCGTTCACGTCGGTTCGGAAGTGTTTCCATTCTCGCGCTCGGGGGGCCTGGGCGACGTGTTGGCGGCACTTCCCGCCGTTCAGGCGCGGCAGGGAGCCGACGTGGCTGTGGTGTCACCCTGGTACGCCTCCCTGGTGGGCGCGCCGCAGGTGGTGTGGGAGGGCGATGTGCCGGACGCGGGCCCGGTCACGGTGGGCGAACTGCGTGAGGGCGGCGTGCGCTTCCTGTTCGTGGGCCTGCGTGCTTTCGAGCGCCCCGGCTTGTACCACGACGATGACGTGGAGCGGTTCTGCGCCTTCGGACGGGCGGTGCTGCCTGTGCTGGACGCGCTGGAAATCACCCCCGACGTGCTGCACGGCCACGACTGGCAGGCTGGGCTGGTGGTGGCACACGCGAATCTGCGCGGCTGGCGCACGGCCTACACCATCCACAACCTCCAGTACCAGGGCCGCTGGACCCTGCACGAGGCGTGGGGATGGACGGGCCTCCCCGACTGGGCGATGCAGGCCGAGGGGGTGGAGTTCCACGGCGACCTCAACCTGATGAAGGCGGGCCTGTGGTTTGCCCGCCACGTCACCACCGTCAGCCCGACGTATGCGCTGGAGATTACCACTCCGCGGTACGGTGAGGGGCTCGACGGCCTGCTCGTGTCCCTGGCGCGGCAGGGGCGGCTGAGCGGCATCCTCAACGGACTGGACCAGGCGCGCTGGGACCCCCGCACCGACCCCGAAATTCAGCCGTACAAGAACGCCCTGGGCAAGGCGGTGAATACGGCGGCCCTGCGGGGAGAGTTCGGCCTGGACGCTGCGCCCATCCTCGGTGTGGTGAGCCGCCTGGCCGATCAGAAGGGCATGGACCTGCTGCTGATGGCGCTGCCCGATCTCGTGCGCGAGTGGAACGTGGTGGTCCTGGGTGGCGGCGATCCGCTCCTGACGGCCGCACTGACGGGTTGGGGCCATCATCCCCGCGTCGCCTTCGTGCCCGGACTGAATGAGCCGCTGGCGCACCGGGTGTATGCGGGCGCGGACGCCTTCGCCATGCCCAGCCGCTTCGAGCCGTGCGGACTGTCGCAGATGATCGCCATGCGCTACGGCACCTTGCCGGTCGTGCGCGAGACAGGCGGATTGGTGGACACCGTGCCGCACGAGGTGGGCTTCCGCTTCGCCGACGCGACGCCTGAGGCCCTCACCGCCGCCTGCGCCGAGGCCCGCACCGTGTACAAGAAGCGCGCCGTCTGGAAGTCGCGGGTCAAACGCGGCATGGAGCTTGACTTCAGCTGGGAGAGCCCCGCGCGGCACTACCTGGAGCTGTACGCGCGGCTTTGAGCCCTCTCCTGCCGGGGTAAAACGCCTCTTGCTGCCGTCGGTACTGCGCCTGCGCTCCAGCCTCCGCATTCACGCTCCGGGCTGTTCCGGGAGAAGTTATGGTGGAGGCGGTGTCGCCGCTGGTCCCGGCGCAAAATGAACCGCTCTCGCCCAAGGACGAGGCTGGTGTTGTGGAATTTGCCATGCCCTGCGCCGTTTTGCTGACCCTCACGCCCCAGGAGGCCAGCCTACCGGCCGGATATGGGCGCTTCTCCTTTCCAGAGGGCGAGGAGAGCGCCGCTCACCTGTGTGCCAAGGACGCGCCCCTGTACCTGCGGATGGACTGGCGCTCCGCCAGGAGACGGCGGGCAACACGGTGGCGGCCCGCTGGGAATCACGGTCCCTGGGAGGCCAGTACCTCAGCGTGGTTCTGAAGGTGAGTGCCCCGGACGCCCTGCTCAACGCGCGGCAGACCGAGGACGGCCTGATGCGCGCCTTTCTCGCCAAACCTGGAGTTGGGTTGCCGCCGCGGGGACGCCGGCTTCCGTTACAGCAGAAAGGCCAGCAGCGCCGCATTGAACGCCCCCGGGGCGTCCAGGTTGGAGAGGTGCCCGGCCCCCGGCAGTACGTGAAGCTCGCCGCGCCCCAGGTCCGCAATCTCCCGCACGCGTTCCGGCGGCGTGATGGTGTCCTCCTCGCCCACAAGGGCCAGCAGGGGGACGCGCAGATCCCGCAGCGTCTCACTGTAGTCTCGCCGCGCCGCCATTGCCCGCAGCGCCCCCGCAATGCCCTCGCGCGACGCCGCTTGCATCATGGGCTGGATGCGCGCGAAGGTGCGCGGCAGGTGTTCCTTGCGCGCGGCCTCCACGATAAAGCTGGAGCCTTCGCGCAGCGCGCGGCCGGCCTGTTCGCGCCGGTCTTCGGCTTTTTCGGGGGGATCTGCCCGGGTGGTGGTATCGGCAAGCACCACGCGGGCGAAGCGCTCCGGAGCCTGGGTCAGCAACTCCTGCGCCACGTAGCCGCCCATGCTCAGCCCCACCACGACCGCGGGTTCGGGCGGCAGGGTGCCCAGCAAGTCCCGCGCCGTCTCCGAGAGCGAGACCATACTCCCCAGCGCTCCGCCGAAGCCGGGGAGGTCCGGAACGATCACCCGGAAGCCCTCCACCTCCAGCGCCGCCCTTTGTTCGTCCCACATCGCGGCGGAAAAGGGGTAGGCGTGAAGCAGGAGGGCGGTCCGGGGGCGTTCGGAAGTGGACATGTGCCCAGGCTAGGGGGCCCGGGCGCGGGGAGCCTTGAGCTTCGCTTGCTGCTCGCCTCAGCGGGCCCTGTAGATGGCGAAGGTCTTGGCCGGTAGATTCACGGTCAGGTTGCCGCCGCTGCTCGTGGCGGTGGCGGGCGCGCCCTGTCCGGCCTGGTCATCGAAGGTGCGCGCGGCCAGGTACGTGCGGTCCGCGCTGCTGATGCCGGTGTTCGCGCCGATGTTCAGGGTCACGCTGGCCGAGGAAGGGTTGTTGTTGAACACCACGATGATGCGGCTGGCGGTGGTGCTGTCGCTGTAGCCCCGGTAGAAGGAATAGACGTTCGTGCCGCCATTGGGCCGCCACAGCTCGGCATACGTACCTTTCCAGAGGGCAGCGTTGTTCGTCCGCACCGAGGCCAGCTTCTGCACCAGGTTGTAGGTCAGCCCCGGATTGGGCAGGAAGCCGCTGTAGGTGCCCGCGCGGCCCGTGCTCGTCCATGCCCAGGAGGGCATGTCGCGCCGGTTGTCGGGATCCGCGCCGCCGTACATGCCGATCTCGTCACCGTAGTAGAGCTGG is a genomic window containing:
- a CDS encoding alpha/beta fold hydrolase, yielding MSTSERPRTALLLHAYPFSAAMWDEQRAALEVEGFRVIVPDLPGFGGALGSMVSLSETARDLLGTLPPEPAVVVGLSMGGYVAQELLTQAPERFARVVLADTTTRADPPEKAEDRREQAGRALREGSSFIVEAARKEHLPRTFARIQPMMQAASREGIAGALRAMAARRDYSETLRDLRVPLLALVGEEDTITPPERVREIADLGRGELHVLPGAGHLSNLDAPGAFNAALLAFLL
- a CDS encoding glycogen synthase; its protein translation is MRVVHVGSEVFPFSRSGGLGDVLAALPAVQARQGADVAVVSPWYASLVGAPQVVWEGDVPDAGPVTVGELREGGVRFLFVGLRAFERPGLYHDDDVERFCAFGRAVLPVLDALEITPDVLHGHDWQAGLVVAHANLRGWRTAYTIHNLQYQGRWTLHEAWGWTGLPDWAMQAEGVEFHGDLNLMKAGLWFARHVTTVSPTYALEITTPRYGEGLDGLLVSLARQGRLSGILNGLDQARWDPRTDPEIQPYKNALGKAVNTAALRGEFGLDAAPILGVVSRLADQKGMDLLLMALPDLVREWNVVVLGGGDPLLTAALTGWGHHPRVAFVPGLNEPLAHRVYAGADAFAMPSRFEPCGLSQMIAMRYGTLPVVRETGGLVDTVPHEVGFRFADATPEALTAACAEARTVYKKRAVWKSRVKRGMELDFSWESPARHYLELYARL